In Gallus gallus isolate bGalGal1 chromosome 6, bGalGal1.mat.broiler.GRCg7b, whole genome shotgun sequence, a single genomic region encodes these proteins:
- the BKJ gene encoding beta-keratin-related protein, protein MSCYSPCQTAACGPAPLANSCNEPCVLRCADSSVAIQPPPVVVTLPGPILSSFPQSTAVGSTASAAVGSSLSAGSVPIGAGGSLGLGGFGWSGLGRGLCGTLGRGNLLC, encoded by the coding sequence ATGTCGTGCTACAGCCCGTGCCAGACAGCCGCCTGCGGCCCAGCTCCGCTTgccaacagctgcaacgagccGTGTGTCCTTCGTTGTGCCGACTCCAGCGTTGCGATCCAGCCCCCACCAGTGGTGGTGACGCTGCCGGGCCCaatcctcagctccttccctcaGAGCACAGCCGTGGGATCCACGGCGTCGGCTGCCGTGGGGAGCTCTCTCAGCGCTGGCAGTGTGCCCATCGGTGCTGGGggctccctggggctggggggctttgGGTGGTCAGGGCTGGGCCGTGGGCTCTGTGGGACTCTGGGACGTGGCAACCTCCTCTGCTAA